ATCTACTGTGCACAGTTGTGTGACTCTTTATCAAAGATGCACCAGCTCTCAACATTAGAAATAATAGGCAGCAATGAAGATGAGGTGTTGGAGCTTGAAGCTTTAACATTGTCAAATCGTCTTAAAGAGCTCAGTTTCTCAGGGCGTATTTCCGAAGGAACTTTAAAATCCTTATTTTTCTCAACCAACGGGGGTGCACTTCACAATATATCTCTATTTTGGTCATAGCTCTCTGAGAACCCAATACCACGCCTCTCTGAATTGTCAAATTTAACCCAAATAGGTCTTACAAGGGCATATACTGGACAGGAGCTAAACTTCCATCCATAGTGGTTCCCAAGTGTGAAGATTATTGCCTTGTGTGATATGCCCCATGTTAATCAAATATGCATACACGAGGGAGCATTGGTCCACCTTGAAGAACTTGTGATCAGTGGCCTTATCGAAATGCAGGACATCCCTACTGGCCTGGAGTATCTTAAATCCCTCAAACATGCGGTGTTTTATGACATGCATCCTGATTTCGTAAGAAATCTTCAAGCGGCAAAGGTAGATCATATCCCAAGAGTCCACTACAATATACGGTAATTGGAACATCCTCAGCTAGACAATTTATTACATTCGCACCTTTGATGCCATTCAATGTGTGCTCTTTTGGAGTTGATGAAATGTCGTTCCATTGCAGATCTGATTTGGCATGAACCTTTCTTGCGTGGATGGTTACAGTTATTGTCGTTAATAAGAGAGCTATAAATCTCCGTCGAGCAATGGTGATTTACGAGATAACTGTCATTATTATTTCTGTTATCATTTCTGCTTTATTTAAACAAGAACTGGTTTGTAATAATTCATGGGAATGATTTATATTGCTACTCTACCATCTTGGTTTTACATTACATAGTGATTCGTGTAATTATGGTGAAAACAACATGTACCTGGTGAACACATGTTTAAGAGAAAAATCCTCAACTCCCACTGAATGGTATCCTCATTTGCCTCATCTGAACGTTTGCTCATCATCCAGGCCTCTGAGATTCAGAGTTTCACAGGTCAGTTGTTTTCCACAGGTTTTCTGGGAGCTAAATGCTTTATGACATGGAAGTATGCAATACCCATTACATTCCTACAGTAAGTTGTGCCATTTATTCACCCTGCTGCACCAATTTGTTGTGGAGTTCTGGAACCATTTTATATGTTTCTGTTTTCTTTAGTCGCTGTATTATAAATTTATAATGCCAACTTGCCCAGAGTGCTGGTGTTAGATATCTCTAACTTCACCAAGTAGGGTGCTAATCGGTGACCCTTAGGGTACCGAGTTCTAACCGTCTTTAACTGAATCAAATTAACTAAATTTCCACAATCAGACATTGCCGGTGAGGTACTATTCAGTAGTACATGTCTGAATTTATTGTACCTCCATGCGTATGAGTGAATCCCTCGGTAATTTAGTTTACCTTGGATAGCTTTGTTAGTTTATCTGAGCATACTTAATGACTGACAGGTTAATGTATCTGGTCCTGATCCTGAACACACAAGATGCGGTTGTTGGACAAGGATGTAGACAAGGAGAAGTAGACAAGGACACGACCAACCGTAGAGCCTTTTCTCAAACTTAAGTGTGGAGGTTTGGTTCTTGGAGTTGCTGGGGCCTGGGGGTAATTGTTTAGCCCTAATCATGGAGTAACAATAGTATATTAAGGCTGCTATACTGCAACTTGGAGTTGTTTTCTGACGGACCAACCAGGAGTTGTTGGATGATGTATCATCGCCAATGATGGATTATATCAACTTAGCTCTGAGGTAGCTAGAGTCTTCCTGCTCTAGTTTCGCTCGTACTGCTAGTTGCTGCAGACTCACGCCCAGCTCGGAGACATCTCTCCTATCTTTGGCTCAGAAAGGAAGAAGCTCCAGATTAGAGTCCAAACCTGCATGGCGGTGACGAAGGCAGCTCCACCAGCTTAGTACAGGTGCAGGTCTATTCTACTCTCCCTCTCCTCCTCGTTAGAAGTGAGAACTTTTATCTGCAGCCAGCCATGTGTGATGTCCTGACGCTGAATTTGAGCTCTCTGCGGTTTCAGTTTGTTGAGGCCAAATCTGTGAGCTGAATTTGTCCCTGTTAAAAAGTACTACTATTTTATGCCTACTGCACTCCTGTTTTTGATTGGTCCAAGTTTCCATTTCTGATTTTTTTAGTTGCCTATTTCTGATCCCCGGGCATCTGCGTGAATGCTCCAAAATTCAAGAAAGCTTATATGTATTGAAGTACTATGTTCTAGAGAGAAAGGTTTTACAGTATCGGGAAACATGCCGGATCTCACACAATAATTGCCATACCCATTGTCCTTTGCTAATACGATAGGGTGCGATGGTtgatgtttttcctttttgttcttGTTTCCCCAGCTCTATATGCCAGCTTTTGGCAGATTCTACAATTTTCACCCTTTTATATGCACAAGCAGTGCTCCTGCTAGTTCCAGTAAAAAGGAAATATTGACCGGGTGTCTCTCTGATCCATTATGTCTAGTAACCAGCGCACCAGTCAAGTTTATCAAGCTAGCTCTACATATCAAATATCCATGTAAAGGCGCCTACGGTGATTTCGTAAagtctcaagatgatatgccggctcagtctgaGTCCATGTAAAGTATTACCTCTGTcctaaattacttgtcttagatctgtctagatacatctgtatctagacaaaacTAAGACATGTATCTAGACAAaactaagacaagtaattcgggacggagggagtgcaTTTCAAACATCCCAGTAAAGCAGTCATATAATCATCAAAAATCTGTTACGAAGTTGTCCCGCTAGCTAGGATTTCCGGTATTTGATAAAATGTTTGTTTTCTTGTTGTAGATCGTATGTGTAAGGATGATATTGTTATTCGACATTGAATGTTGATTTCTAGAATTCTTTTTGCAGAAATATTGAGGTCAAACTGCAGGAAGAGAAATGGCAGAGGCTGCTCTTCTTCTTGTCACAACAAAGATTGGAATAGCTGTGGGAGTAGAAATGCTTCACTACGCTAGGTCTGTTGCAAAACTCTCTGAGAACATGACACTGATAAGGAATGACCAAGAGCTTATTCGAGCATTTCTCAAGGAGATTGGAAGGAAAGCTTCGACAGATGGAGTCACCGAAACATGGACAGGGCAAGTCCGAAGATTGGCGTATGATATGGAAGACATTGTGGATCAATTTGTGTATATTGTTGGCAAACAGCATCAGAAAGGATCATGGTGGAGTAGTGTGAAGAAAATCTTGAAGAAACCCCAGTATCTGTTTACACTAGGTGAAATCGCTACTGGCCTTGAGAAAATAAACCGAGCCCTTACACATCTTAAAGAAAACAGAGATTGGATTCAACCAATAACTGGTGTGGGCGATATTTTTGCAACAAATTATGACAGCCAACAGCAACTTTATCTTCCTGGACATGATTACTCAATCTCTGATGATGAACTTGTGGGATTTGATAAAAATAGAAAACTATTGATGGGGTCACTGAATTTGGAAAATTGTCTAAATCTGCAAATCATTGCCTTGTGGGGTATGGGTGGTATCGGGAAAAGCACTCTTGTCAGTAATGTGTTCCGATATGAAGCATCCAACTTTGAATGCCGTGTATGGGTTTCCGTCTCTCAGTCCTATAAACTAGATGATATTTGGAGAAGAATGCTGAAAGAAATCTATCCTAAAGACAAGAAAGAATTTGATGCTGAGAAGATGACTTGTGCAGAGCTACAAGATGAACTGAAAGCAATCCTGAAAACAAAGCGATACTTGATCATACTGGATGATATCTGGACAGCTGAAGACTTTAGAAAAATTACAGAGGTTCTTGTCGATGCAAAAATGGGAAGCAGAATAATAATGACGACAAGATCTGAAGAAGTTGCTTCAATAGCTCCTGATGGTTGCAGGATCAAAGTGGTGCCTCTTGAGGAGGAGGATGCATGGCGTCTTTTTTGCAGGAAGGCATTTCCAAGCACTGGAAATCACATCTGCCCATTAGCATTACAAGAGTGTGGTAAATTGATAGTGGGGAGGTGTGATGGTTTACCATTAGCTCTTGTGGCCATAGGGAGCTTATTGTCTCTTAAGACGCAGAATGTTACAGAGTGGAAACTATTTGACGCACAACTTATTTCCGAGCTACACAAAAATGACAACCTAAGTCGCGTGGAGAAAATTCTGAATCTAAGCTACAAATACTTGCCTGACTATTTGAAGAGTTGTTTCTTGTATTGTGCCATGTTCCCAGAAGACCACTTGATCCATAGAAAAAGACTGATCAGACTATGGGTCGCTGAAGGGTTTGTTGAACAAATTGGAAATTGCAGTTTAGAAGATGTTGCTGAAGGTTACCTGACACAGCTCGTTCAACGAAGCATGCTTCATGTGGTAGAGAGGAACAGTTTTAACAGGATCAGGTGTCTTCGAATGCATGATCTTGTACGTGAATTAGCCATTTACCAATCTAACAGAGAGAGTTTCAGTACGACTTATGATGATAGTCATGGGGTGATGCATGTGGAGTCGGGTTCTCGTCGTATGTCGGTGCTCCAATGCAAAAATGGCATCCGACCAAGTACTGGTCAATGCAGGCTTCGTACCTTCATAGCATTTAGCACCAGCAATGCATCATCTTCATTGTTTCCCTCAGAATCTAAATACCTTGCTGTGCTGGAGCTATCAGGATTACCTATTGAGACTGTTCCAAATTCAATTGGGGAGTTATTCAACCTTAAGTATTTGGGCCTCAACAATACCAATGTGAAGATACTCCCAAAATCAGTCACGAAGCTTCACAACTTAGAAACACTGAGCCTTAGAGATACAGATTGTTTGTCTCTACCTCGAGGGTCAGAAAAGCTGAAGAGAGTTCGGCACATTATAATTCTTAAACTTCTGGACAAAACATATGCGAGTTTCAAATGCTTTGAACCTATGGAGCCTTTGGAGGGATTGTGGAATTTGAAGGACCTGCAAACTCTGGGTGCAGTTCGAGCTAGCAAAATTTTTGTTTCAAAACTAGCAAGTTTATCTCAGCTGAGGATCCTTAACATTGTTGGGGTAAGGAGCAGCCACTGTGCATAACTGTGTGACTCTTTATCAAAAATAGACCAGCTCTCGGCATTAGAAATAACAGCCAGCGATGAAGATGAGGTGCTCCAGCTTGAAACTTTGACATTGTCAAACCGCCTTAGAAAGCTCACTTTATCAGGGCGGATTTCAAAAGGAACATTGAAATCTCCATTTTTCTCAAGCAACGGAGATGTCCTTCACAAAATATTTCTACGTTGGTCCCAGCTCTCAGAGAACCCAGTGCCGCGCCTCTCTGAGTTGTCAAACTTGACCGAaatagttctaagcaaagcgtatACTGGACAGGAGATAAACTTCCAGCCAGTGTGGTTCCCAAATGTGAAGATTCTTTTCTTGTTGAATTTGCCACATGTCAACCAAATATGCATACACGAGGGAGCTTTGGTCCGCCTTGAAGAACTTGTGATCCGTGACCTTGTTGAACTGCGGGACATCCCTACCGGCCTGGAACATCTGGAATCCCTCAAAGCGGCGCGCTTTTTTGAGATGAACCCTGATTTTGTAAGAAATTTTCCAGCGGCAACACTAGAGCATGTTCCGGAAGTTTACTGCACCATATGGTAAGTGCAACATCCTCAGCTGGCCAATATATTAGATTCGCCCTTTTCATGCCATTCAATGTGTGCTCGATCACCTGCACCAAATTCTAGCTTCTGGACTTGATGAAATTTCCTTCTGTTGCAGATCCGGAGAGGCATGAGTCTTTCTTGCGTGGATGGGGTTTGCAGTTAGTTATTGCCATCAATGTGGGAGCTATGTATCTCTGTTGAAGAATGGCGATTCATGAGACAACTGTCATTCTTCTTGCTATTATTATCTCTGCTTATTTAAACACGAACTGGTTTGTAATAACGTATGGGAATGATCTGTATTACTGCTATCCCATCTTGGTTTTATACACCATCTAAGTTTATAGTGGCGCTAAGCTACTGCGCGAGATAACTATTATGTATTTTTACACAGTGATCCATGTAATAATGTTGAAAACTTCAGCTACTTGCTCGACACGTATTTAAGAGAAAACAAACCTTATTTGCCCCAGTGTTAAGCATCTGAACTTTGTGCTCATCCTCTGGGGCTGCTGAGGTTCGGAACTCAACAGTTCAGTTTCTTTTAGCTCTTTTTCTGGGAATGAAAATGTTATGGCATGTAACTTATGCAACACCCCTTACATTCATATGGTTTATTTATCTGCTGCACTACATATTGGTGCACTGTGTATTAGTAGAATGACAAGGGTACTGCAGTCAGATAAGTTTCATTCATATGAGAAAGGAACAAACAGTAACCCTTCCGAAAATGTTTACAAAAAATCAGAGGAGGCGGCTGCTTGTCATCGAAAACTTCTCATCGGTTGGCTAAAGTCACTTAGGCACTTAGAAAGTTATAATTCTAACATAAAACTTACATGATGAGATTTCTTCACGGAGGTGTGAGCTGAGCCTTGCACACATGCTAGATGCAAGAAGAGTTGCAAGATTGTGACATTAACTAGTGCTTCGGCATGTGAGAACTGGGAAGTGATGATTAATCAGGGTAGTATTGTAGCAAGCACTAGCAGGCTGCAGGCGTGAGGTGTGATATTATTTCTGCCGGTTCGCATCAGCATGTGCAAATCTGTATTCAGTTTCTGTATACAGTTCGTCAGCCTGAAACCATAGCATTAGCATAGCAGCAGCCGTTCTACTGAGCCTGAACTAGAAGACAAGTACGAATAGTTGGGTGTTGTTGCGCGGCAATCAGAGCAGAGCACCTGATGAATCCGGAGAGTGGGAGCTGAGCATTCACCTTCTGGAGGCGCCCGGCGGCGAGGTACGGACGGGCGAGATCCGATCTGGACTCTCAACCCCGTCGCGAGAGAGACGGAAGGGGGCCGAAAGCTCGCGAGGAAGCAAAGCTGAGTGGCGCTGGTATAGTAGAGGCACCACGGTAAAAGGCGCCCGGCGGAGCGACGGCCGGCGGTGGAGGTGTCCGGAGCGGCGGATTGGGCGGCAGTGCCTCCGCGAGTCTCTCTGTTCTTTTTTAGAAGACCTCGGCAAACGCGAGCAAGCAGCTCGCCCGGCCCATCCCGGCCAATGGACCGGTCCACATTGGGGAATTTGCAGCCCATCTGATCATGGGCTTTTATTTATGTTTGGGCACGCTACTGGGTAGTAATACGGGCCGGAGGCACGAAAGAGGTGGTGTCGAATCGGACAAGAGACGACGACCTGCGTTTGGTAATTTGGTACTGCCGTAGTCGGATCGGGAATCCTAGCGATCGAGGCGCACACCAGGTCCAACTCAACATACACAGGTCCTTCGATGCTATATATACGCACACCCAGCACGTCGTGACTCGTTAGTTCTTTCAGAAAGACGTTTGCTCCTGCTACTACTTCCTCGGAGAAGAAGTAGAAGATGTTTACTCCAACATCATCGGCTCGAGCGCTGGGGAAATCTCTGGTGGTGCCGGCAGACATCTCGACGGCCATGGTGACCACCGCCGCAGCAGCGGGCAAGGCGAAGATGACGGCCCTGGCGATCACGGCGGGAGAGAGCATGGCGGAGATGAAGAAGAATCTGGCAGTgaacatcgccgccgccgccgacgacaaaAACACCCGCAAGGAGATCGTTGTTGCCGCAGCACCAGCACTGCCACCGGCACCCACACGGCCCAACATCTTCGCCGTGATCACCAGGCTCGCCGACCGTCCCTTCCTCAGCGCTGACGCGTCGGGGAAGCTGACCACACTCGGGAAGAAGCTGGCGAAGAAGCTGACGGCGGAAGCGGCCCGCACCATGATCAAGATGGACGTGAAGCAGCTGGTGGACGACCTCGACGCGGCGCTCCAGGCGGCCGAGCTCGCGCTGGACGACATCGAGCACCAGCACCTGTGCCTCCAGGCGCTCATCATGTCGCACCAGGACGACAAGAAGAACCTGGCGAGCAAGCTGCGGTTCGGCCTCAGGCGCTCCCGCATGATGCTCCGGATCGCGAAGCGCCAGGACGAGGTCGAGACCATCGTCAACAAAGCGTACCGCCGGGTCGTCGGGTCCAGGAAGAAATCCAAGACGCCAAAATATTAATTTTTTCCTCAGTTATTGAACCTGATGAACATACGTACTCTTGTGTGGCGTGCTACATATTCTCATGTGGTACGTACTATGTAGAAGTGTCTCGTCATGATGAAAAATATCTTCTTTTTTTTCAAAGCTATTGATCTATTCATCATCGATCATGACCAAAAATATGTTATATGTACTAGCTAGTGGTAATTTCCGAATTAAGGCGTGTCCGACTGCGATCTGGACGCACCTCCACGTTACCTACGTATTGCGGTTGTGTTTGGTGTAGTATAAATCTTGTTTTCTCAACTTGTTTTTGTCAATATTTGTGATTGTTTGACTTGTTTTTTACCAGTGTATTTATTATGTGGGTAGAAACAGTTTCTTTAAAACACATCACATATGTAGACGCTTACAACAACACACATATACTCATCCCTATGGATACACGCACGTAACCTCGTCCTCGTAGGCGATGGACATGCCATACCACACCATTCCACGACAATAAACCTGAACATCCAAACGAGTCTTGGTTGGCATAGAAGCAATCTTTTATGGGGAGACACTCTCTCACAATTGTACTGGATGGGAGCGAACAAACCTCTTAAAATAAACTACATGTGATGAGTAGAGGCCGAAGGACATACAACTTTGGAGAAGTGTTGAAATCAACCGGTTGATCCATCAGCAAACCCCCTCGTCCTATCGACATGTGTCTCGCGTGGGCCCCAACTACAAGCACGCCTtatcccttttccccctttcccctttcttCTACCTTCGTCCTCGCCTCACATTCATCACGAATCCATCTCCTTCCACCTCTCGTGCTTCCCTCTTTTTTGCCTTCACGGCCCCGAGCGGAGCCGTGCTGCGAGCCCGGCGTGGCGGAGTTGGGAGTGCTCGATCTCGCCGATGCTGCAACCAGTCGGAGCCCCACCGAGCCATGATGTCACGATGAAGCTACAACTTGCCGCCGTCAAGGCCATCCCGTCGGTGCTGCAATGAAGCTACTATGTGCCACCGGTGCTACAATGCAGCTGCATTGAAGCATCACAACTGCCGCCGCTGTTGTGATGTGACATGCGACAGCGACGTTGTGTTGCAATGAAGCACCACCGCGCCGTCGTCAGAGTATCAATGAAGCACTGCCGGATTTCTGCAGATGCTGCGATGAAGCTACGACGAGCAGCCGGTGCTGCGTTGGAGCACCGTCACGCCGGTGTGGTGCTGCAATGAAGGATCGCCGGCTTCCATCGATGCTGTGACCGGTTACGATGGAGCACCACCGAGCCGGTGTTGACGCTGCAATGGGTGTCGCTGCGCTACCGTTCCCGCGAGCCAGGTGCGTGCTGCTTTCCTCTTCGACACTCGGTTCGTCGCGGCTAGAGGTGATGAGACGAGGACGATGCATTGTGCGTTGACTGATCCAACGACTGTGAGCGGGCGGATCCGATGGCTCACGACCCGACTAATTTCCTAGGGAAATCAGCCGGTTGATCCGTACCATCCGCCGACAACGTTTTATGATGACGTGTGTCGACTAGAGGATAAGATTAGAGAGGTTTCTTCCATCATGGATGGGTATTGTGCAGAGGCCGGTCATTGGCTCAGTGTGGCTatatctcctcaattttttttcaagTGCATGATATTCTTCTGATTGGCCGTCTTTGGTTGGTTGCTTGACGGCGGACAACTTCACAAAGCAAGGATGGCCTCACATCCCGTCATGCGGTGAACCATCGGGGGATGACGCTCGCCATCGGCCTGCTCGCGACATATCGCTTCGCCTCCGAGGTCCAGCGGCTCTCGTTGCTGAACTGATGGGAAGAAAGGAAAGTCTGGTCATACGGGAAGAGCAATTATTGCTGGGAATTTAGAAAGAAAAAAGATGCACAACTAAAAAAGGGAGAAAATAATGCGCTAGAAGGAGGGCTCGAACCTCCGAGCTTGTGGTGAACAGCCATACGCTCTAGCCAACTGAGCTATTCCAGCTTTGATGTTCAATTTATTTACATGTTCAAGAATTATTTGaacatattgtctttggcattctTTTAGGCAAAAACTTAGCATATATTATTATCTGTTATGTCAATACTgggaatatataaaatatatacATACACGTAGTCCACCTACCGATGACTACGTATTGTCTGCTGACATTTTATTTTGGTTAAGTCAATTGTCTAGATCATCATATTAAGATTCAACAGTTGTTGCAACATTTTTCCTCCTCTAATCATTTCTCCTGCGATAAAATCGACTAAGATAGTGATTATTACACAATTAAAGTGTATCCTACGTACACCGACCTGGACGCACCTCAACGTTATGTATTGTGGTTCTATTTTGCGTTGCGATGGATTATCACAATCTCGTTCGCTCAACCAGTATTGCTACATTAGTATTTTTTATGTGGTCTATATTTGTGTTCGTTTGACTCATGTGGCTATTCTTTTCCGCACAAATAATATCTTGTTGTTGTTGCCATTAATAGTTAATTTTTTTCAAGAAACTGtagattttattaactcaaaaaaGTGTGAAGAGGATATAAGCATACACACTACCTCTGCATAGATCGGATGCGCATAGCCAATATCAAAGCACACACACAAAAGTCAAACCGACAAAAAGCAAATTCATACAGGATCCAAGCTATGCTAGGTGGAgtatagaaaaagaaaaaagactTAGAAGCAATCAAAACAATGCCCATGCCCACATCAACCATCTCTTGACATCACAAGTATAATGGGCATCGCCAAATCCAACCACCAAAGGTCAGTTCTTGGGTTTTCACCCTAAGGTTCAAGTCTAAGCAAATTTGAGCAATGCCTTCAATAAGGTAACGACACAAAAACATCGTCATTTACAGACATAACCAATTAGAGCATCTCCTGCcgtcgccgccccccccccccccccccggcgccgaaaaagagcggcctgggggcgaacCAGCGATAGATTGGCCCTGGGAGCGACCTAGCTCCCAGCAACGCCCCCAGGCGCCGCGGCAAATTCAAACTTGGTCATTCCCGCTCACAAAAAAATGCCACAATTCTGGCGATCAGCGGCCCAGTTCGGCAATCATCATCTTGCCACAGTTCGGGGATCGAATGAAAAGTTTGGcgtataaaaaaagaaagaaaagacgTGCGTGCAACGCATCACACGGCGGcgtcggcggagtcggcgtgcgcgggcttggcggtGTCAGAGCTACTTCTGTgctgggcggcgtcggcgcggcttctgtgctgctgggcgtcgtggaggcatcATCGCTCGGACTTGGCGGCGTCGTCGGCGTGAGCGTGGGAGTTGGCGGCGCCGTCGACggcagctggttcaggatgaggccgcgctccgccaaaTACCAAGCCTTGACCTGCTCGTCGTTGCTTAGGAGCATGTCCGCCCCACCCAgtaggaaagccaggtcggtgttcctcttcttcgcggcgacgttggtccggattaggtcgagcttgacggcgctgctcatcatcaacaccgaccaccgcgcctcggtcttctcttcacgcagGGCGACCCAGGCCTGTGCGTCGGCGAGGAATGCTCGATGGATTCCTGCACGCGCGCAGTAACCGagtcggcgtgtttccccttcttggcccctttgttgcctTCGGGgcccccgtcgcccgcgccctgcgtcggcgcgtccggcttgtaggtctccttggccttggcaaGGGTGCGCCGGACAtctgccc
This region of Triticum aestivum cultivar Chinese Spring chromosome 2D, IWGSC CS RefSeq v2.1, whole genome shotgun sequence genomic DNA includes:
- the LOC123051163 gene encoding disease resistance protein RPM1 produces the protein MAEAALLLVTTKIGIAVGVEMLHYARSVAKLSENMTLIRNDQELIRAFLKEIGRKASTDGVTETWTGQVRRLAYDMEDIVDQFVYIVGKQHQKGSWWSSVKKILKKPQYLFTLGEIATGLEKINRALTHLKENRDWIQPITGVGDIFATNYDSQQQLYLPGHDYSISDDELVGFDKNRKLLMGSLNLENCLNLQIIALWGMGGIGKSTLVSNVFRYEASNFECRVWVSVSQSYKLDDIWRRMLKEIYPKDKKEFDAEKMTCAELQDELKAILKTKRYLIILDDIWTAEDFRKITEVLVDAKMGSRIIMTTRSEEVASIAPDGCRIKVVPLEEEDAWRLFCRKAFPSTGNHICPLALQECGKLIVGRCDGLPLALVAIGSLLSLKTQNVTEWKLFDAQLISELHKNDNLSRVEKILNLSYKYLPDYLKSCFLYCAMFPEDHLIHRKRLIRLWVAEGFVEQIGNCSLEDVAEGYLTQLVQRSMLHVVERNSFNRIRCLRMHDLVRELAIYQSNRESFSTTYDDSHGVMHVESGSRRMSVLQCKNGIRPSTGQCRLRTFIAFSTSNASSSLFPSESKYLAVLELSGLPIETVPNSIGELFNLKYLGLNNTNVKILPKSVTKLHNLETLSLRDTDCLSLPRGSEKLKRVRHIIILKLLDKTYASFKCFEPMEPLEGLWNLKDLQTLGAVRASKIFVSKLASLSQLRILNIVGVRSSHCA